One window of Verrucomicrobiia bacterium genomic DNA carries:
- a CDS encoding PH domain-containing protein, whose product MSDENTEPKEKHFEDQLDDEEVQLVFRKHPIVMRKGLVFGMLGPLLGVIPAAAFPALGFGWFFGGLVGGFVLGGLIFLPAWINWHYSVFIVTDQRLIQITQRGLFHRSIVDLGLSKIQSLNYEVAGLQATLLGYGTILVQTYMGDLVVHDIHHPAKIYKQLLTILKDHGVTPDQMAQQEEEAPDIEAEEA is encoded by the coding sequence ATGTCCGATGAAAATACAGAGCCAAAAGAAAAACACTTCGAGGACCAGTTAGACGACGAAGAAGTACAGCTCGTTTTTCGCAAGCACCCCATTGTTATGCGCAAGGGACTGGTGTTTGGCATGCTTGGCCCTCTCTTGGGGGTTATACCTGCTGCAGCTTTTCCGGCGCTTGGATTTGGCTGGTTCTTTGGTGGGCTCGTAGGCGGCTTTGTCCTAGGGGGACTCATATTTCTGCCTGCATGGATCAACTGGCATTACAGTGTGTTTATCGTGACAGATCAACGCCTCATCCAGATCACTCAGCGGGGTTTGTTCCATCGCAGTATTGTCGATTTAGGGCTCAGTAAAATACAGAGCCTTAACTATGAGGTAGCAGGGCTCCAGGCGACGCTACTTGGTTATGGTACAATACTCGTGCAAACGTATATGGGTGACTTGGTGGTGCATGATATTCATCACCCCGCAAAGATATACAAACAACTGCTGACCATCCTGAAAGATCACGGCGTTACGCCGGACCAGATGGCACAGCAAGAAGAGGAAGCACCAGACATTGAAGCGGAAGAAGCTTAA
- a CDS encoding SurA N-terminal domain-containing protein, with product MKRKKLKKLLSKRPRRTSEPEVRESVPRITNETVAAHREEVLGSARKYIYPLQHSKHRIVLISTVLFIVTIVFFFTYCTLALYKFQTSSTFLYRVSQVMPFPIARTGGRFVAYENYLFELRHYTHYYENQLDTDFSDPKNTPQLNDFKRRALDKVISDAYVKQLAKQHNVSVSSQEVNDQITLVRNQNRLGGNDKVFEDVLRDYWGWSVDDFKRSLRQELLAQKVASTLDTDTHTRAEMALAEVKAGGDFAALAKKYSDDPKTKDTGGEFGYPVDRTDRNLSAQTTDALFKLAPGQASELINTGYSLEILKNIEAQGDKIRGAHMLFNFKDINTYVNDLKEKKPSTQYISLPAAPSPTGP from the coding sequence TTGAAGCGGAAGAAGCTTAAGAAACTACTTTCAAAGCGCCCGCGGCGCACATCAGAGCCAGAGGTACGTGAGAGCGTTCCGCGTATTACCAATGAGACAGTTGCTGCGCACCGCGAAGAGGTACTGGGCAGCGCCCGTAAGTATATCTATCCACTGCAACATTCCAAGCACCGTATAGTGCTTATCTCTACAGTGCTCTTTATCGTTACCATCGTATTTTTCTTTACCTATTGCACATTGGCACTCTACAAATTTCAGACTAGCTCTACCTTCTTATACCGAGTGTCACAGGTTATGCCATTTCCTATCGCCCGCACGGGTGGTCGGTTTGTAGCATACGAAAATTATTTGTTTGAGCTGCGGCACTACACTCACTACTACGAGAATCAGCTAGATACCGACTTCTCTGACCCCAAGAATACGCCACAGCTGAATGACTTCAAGCGACGGGCATTAGATAAAGTCATCAGCGATGCCTATGTTAAACAGCTCGCCAAGCAGCACAACGTAAGTGTCAGTAGTCAAGAAGTGAACGATCAGATTACCCTAGTGCGCAATCAGAATCGTCTGGGTGGTAACGACAAAGTGTTCGAAGATGTACTGCGTGATTACTGGGGGTGGTCTGTCGACGACTTCAAGCGAAGTCTGCGCCAAGAGCTCCTTGCCCAAAAGGTTGCCTCAACACTCGATACAGACACACATACCCGAGCAGAGATGGCTCTGGCAGAGGTCAAGGCAGGTGGCGATTTTGCCGCACTAGCAAAGAAGTACTCAGACGACCCCAAGACCAAGGACACCGGTGGGGAATTTGGCTATCCTGTCGATCGCACCGATCGCAACCTGAGCGCCCAGACAACAGACGCGCTTTTCAAGCTTGCGCCTGGCCAGGCCTCAGAGCTTATCAATACCGGATACAGTCTAGAGATTCTTAAGAATATCGAAGCTCAGGGTGACAAAATCCGCGGTGCGCATATGTTATTCAACTTTAAAGATATCAACACCTACGTGAACGACCTCAAAGAGAAGAAGCCTTCCACTCAGTACATCAGTCTGCCAGCAGCACCCAGCCCAACGGGGCCATAG